The DNA sequence CGGCACCTTAGATCACATAATCCTCTTGCTGATCTTGTTCCTTGAAAAACTCAGCCATAATATCTTTTTTGATTCTTACAAACTCACCGGAACTTCTATATCTTGGTCTTGGAAGATTCACATCTATAATCTGTTTCACTCTTCCCGGTCTCGAAGATAGAATTACAATTCTGTCTCCTAAATAAATCGCTTCTTCAATATCATGAGTCACCAATATCATCGTTTTCTTTTCCGCTTCCCAAATCCGTTGAATCTCTTCCTGCATATTGATACGTGTCAATGCATCCAATGCACCAAACGGCTCATCCAGCAACAGCATTTCCGGATTCTCTATCAGCGCACGCGCAATACTAACTCTCTGCTGCATTCCTCCTGATAACTGATTTGGATATGACTTTCCAAAATCACTCAACCCCACCAACTCTAAATACTGATATACCATCTCTAACTGCTGTTTTTTTGATAATTTTTTTTCTTTTCATAACTTATTCCAAAAAGAACATTTTTTTCCACTGTCAGCCATGGAAATAATCGAGACTCTTGAAATGCCATTCCCCGTTCTACTCCCGGTCCACAAATCGAAACTCCATGACTACTTATGTCACCTTCACTTTGATGCTCAAGTCCCCCGATAATTCTCAACAAGGTACTTTTTCCGCAACCGCTGGCACCCAAAATACTGATAAATTCTCCCTTTTTTATTGTAAGATTGATATCTGACAATGCTTGTACATCGCCTGTCTCACACTGAAATGTTTTTTCCAAATGAGAAATTTCCAATGCATTTTCTACACTCATTTTTTACTCCTTTCCCTTGGCATTCCACTTTAACAATCTATTTTCTATTTTCCTAATCAAAATATTTATCAGCCATCCAATGATACCTATCGTAAATACACCTACATACACTTTATCCGGCCTCATCATTTCTCGGTTATAGGTGATAAAATAACCCAATCCGGAAGATGATGCTATCATTTCTGAACCAATCACACTCAGCCACGCTGAGCCAATTCCAATCCTCAGACCTGTAAAAATAGACGGAAGTGCTGCCGGTAGTATAACAGATACTACAGTATCTTTTTTGTTCTTCGTAAATATCTCTGCCACTTCTTTATACTTAATATCTACATTCCTTACACCGTCTGTGGTATTAAGAAGCACTGACCAGAAACTACCAATCGCAATGGCAATTACCTTAGAAGTTTCACCAATTCCACAAAATACTATCAACACCGGGACCCATGCCAGAATTGGAACGGGTCGTAAAATTTCAAGCATAACGGAGAGAAACCGTTTCACCAGAGGTGACAGCCCAAGAATTACTCCAAGGATTACTCCAAAAGATGCCCCTACAACATATCCTATTCCAACTCTCTTTAAGCTCATTGTTATATGCTTTAACAGTGTTCCCTCGTTTCCCATTTCCACCAATACAGCAAACAATTTTGAAGGTGATGGCAAAATACTCGGATTCAATAATCCTGCCAGACTTGCCACCTGCCAAAGTAGCAATAACCCAACAGGTATTATGACTCCTAATATTTTATAATCTGCCAGCCTCTTTTTCCTTTTTCCATGCATTTACAACCCGCCTCCCCAGCTGGATTTGATTTCTTTTGCATAATCATGAGCATAAATGGCTGCACCTAATGCCCCTGCCAGAGTTGCATCTAACTTTGTGCTCCCCAATTCCATTCCCAGCACTTCCTGCACCGCCTTTCTCATTCCGGGATTATTAGATACTCCACCCGTAAAGAGCACCGTATCATCCAAGCCAATTTTTTTCAGTAGATTTTTTACTCTTCTTGCTGTTGCAATATGAATACCTGCTGCAATATCTTCTTTTGGTGCTCCCTGTGCTTTAAGAGAAATAACCTCTGATTCTGCAAATACAACGCACTGACTACTAATATCAATTGGATTTTTGGAAGTTACTGCCGCTTCTCCCAACTCATCCAAGTCCAGTTCCAACAATTGCGCTACTCTTTTTCCAAAAGTCTCTCTGCTTCTTCATAATATTTGTTGGTAAAAATATTAGAAACATCTATTGTTTTCTCCAATTTTCCTCCCTATATAGTCAAGTCTTTTTTCCCTTAAAATAAGGGATTTGTTTAAATTGTTTCTCAGTAAAACGAGCCATCATCATGGATATTTCTCTGCATCTGGTGCAAAAATAGTGGTTTCTGGGTACACGAATTAAAACGTCTCGATTGTTTCGTTTTAAATGGCCTTG is a window from the Roseburia sp. 499 genome containing:
- a CDS encoding ABC transporter ATP-binding protein, with product MVYQYLELVGLSDFGKSYPNQLSGGMQQRVSIARALIENPEMLLLDEPFGALDALTRINMQEEIQRIWEAEKKTMILVTHDIEEAIYLGDRIVILSSRPGRVKQIIDVNLPRPRYRSSGEFVRIKKDIMAEFFKEQDQQEDYVI
- a CDS encoding ATP-binding cassette domain-containing protein; this encodes MSVENALEISHLEKTFQCETGDVQALSDINLTIKKGEFISILGASGCGKSTLLRIIGGLEHQSEGDISSHGVSICGPGVERGMAFQESRLFPWLTVEKNVLFGISYEKKKNYQKNSS
- a CDS encoding ABC transporter permease, producing MHGKRKKRLADYKILGVIIPVGLLLLWQVASLAGLLNPSILPSPSKLFAVLVEMGNEGTLLKHITMSLKRVGIGYVVGASFGVILGVILGLSPLVKRFLSVMLEILRPVPILAWVPVLIVFCGIGETSKVIAIAIGSFWSVLLNTTDGVRNVDIKYKEVAEIFTKNKKDTVVSVILPAALPSIFTGLRIGIGSAWLSVIGSEMIASSSGLGYFITYNREMMRPDKVYVGVFTIGIIGWLINILIRKIENRLLKWNAKGKE
- a CDS encoding BadF/BadG/BcrA/BcrD ATPase family protein encodes the protein MLELDLDELGEAAVTSKNPIDISSQCVVFAESEVISLKAQGAPKEDIAAGIHIATARRVKNLLKKIGLDDTVLFTGGVSNNPGMRKAVQEVLGMELGSTKLDATLAGALGAAIYAHDYAKEIKSSWGGGL